Proteins found in one Candidatus Rokuibacteriota bacterium genomic segment:
- a CDS encoding SIS domain-containing protein has product MSLQSLVGLAGLLTRIEATDASGAPLALDEGLARAVDIVRTQTAAGRKVIFIGNGGSAAIASHQAVDYWKNGGMRAVAFNDPSLLTCVSNDFGYPHVFEKPIEMFADAGDVLVAISSSGKSENILRGAEAAGRTPCRIITLSGFQADNPLRRLGELNFWSPSSSYGHVEITHHAICHAVVDAITAGRG; this is encoded by the coding sequence GTGAGCCTGCAGTCCCTGGTCGGGCTGGCGGGGCTGCTGACCCGGATCGAGGCGACCGACGCCAGCGGCGCGCCGCTGGCGCTGGACGAGGGGCTGGCCCGGGCCGTGGACATCGTCAGGACCCAGACCGCGGCGGGGCGCAAGGTCATCTTCATCGGCAATGGCGGCAGCGCGGCCATCGCCAGCCACCAGGCCGTGGACTACTGGAAGAACGGCGGCATGCGGGCCGTGGCCTTCAACGACCCCTCGCTCCTGACCTGCGTCAGCAACGACTTCGGCTACCCGCACGTGTTCGAGAAGCCGATCGAGATGTTCGCCGACGCCGGGGATGTGCTCGTGGCCATCTCGAGCTCGGGGAAGTCGGAGAACATCCTGCGCGGCGCCGAGGCCGCGGGGCGGACCCCTTGCCGGATCATCACGCTCTCGGGCTTCCAGGCCGACAACCCGCTGCGGCGGCTGGGCGAGCTGAACTTCTGGTCTCCCTCCAGCTCCTACGGTCACGTCGAGATCACCCACCACGCGATCTGCCACGCGGTCGTCGACGCCATCACGGCCGGCCGGGGCTGA